The Methanohalophilus portucalensis genome window below encodes:
- a CDS encoding transcriptional regulator gives MEEDELFSMNENQREIAKLLRRLHLSKPIARTLACLSCGEEVSSRKIESMSQLRQPEVSIAMNFLLKKKGWVKFEEIKRNEGKGRPIKVYKLAVPMDSIIESIEHEILSENQILLENINRLKQFS, from the coding sequence ATGGAAGAAGATGAACTATTTTCAATGAATGAAAATCAAAGAGAAATTGCAAAGCTGCTAAGGAGGCTACACCTTTCAAAACCGATTGCAAGGACACTTGCTTGTCTTTCATGTGGCGAAGAAGTGTCTTCTCGGAAAATAGAATCAATGTCGCAGCTAAGGCAACCGGAAGTGAGCATCGCTATGAATTTCCTCTTGAAGAAAAAAGGCTGGGTTAAGTTTGAGGAAATAAAACGCAATGAAGGAAAGGGAAGGCCTATCAAAGTCTATAAACTTGCAGTACCCATGGATTCCATTATTGAAAGTATAGAACATGAAATTCTTTCAGAGAACCAGATTCTACTGGAAAATATAAATCGCCTCAAACAATTCTCATGA
- the hdrA gene encoding ferredoxin:CoB-CoM heterodisulfide reductase subunit HdrA — translation MNDTEKPSGIFICHCGGNISDNIDIKQLKKSFPDSKVFDYEYLCSNRGQQYLKNEIEHSSLERVVVGACTPAKHENLFKKCASECGINQDFLKVVNLREQCSWVHTDSDRATHKAFSMLNSGMLRLFRAQPIEQESLPVNPDALVIGGGISGINAALNLANSGVHTYLVEKETTIGGNVAKIGKIFSPEKLVEECAMCSLSPLMNEIASHPNIELLTHCEIRNIDSTTGNFQVSIIQNPRYITDKCVCCGKCAEVCPVVTENKFNCGSKDKKAISIKFAQAVPQIYSINPEHCIELKGGNCGRCREVCNVGAIDFSQKDKHIELQVGAIIAATGFDEYNPSSKPQFGYGRFPNVTTQMELARILGVNGPTHGKLMRPSDSKKPENVVMIQCVGSRDEKSSGNRYCSRYCCMAALKHASLIKKKYPDVNVTICYIDMRAFGLYEHYYRAVQEMGVQFVRGRPAEIAERDAGNLVVKVEDTLNQQLMELPADMVVLSAAMEPSEGTQQIAKMMDTNLSEDGFIKERHSKLRPVDTSKEGIFVCGSAQSPKDITDSIAQSGLAASRTHAFLAAGEISLDSHIAVVDSGVCTLCSKCGICPFGAISIEDEVKIDPLVCNGCGYCTSLCDEGAIHVRGYSREELLAEIEGLAEAGDTIVFASRNIAYSTIDNIGTSAQDYPSSTKIIKVPTTTIVTAEMLDIAFNRGICHVVFVEEPPDNQIGEIIYPLAEARFSEFKVEYGDRLHLKKAYIPHAKGLSDMFSSLKEVEE, via the coding sequence ATGAATGATACGGAAAAACCTTCAGGCATTTTTATTTGCCACTGTGGAGGCAATATTTCAGACAATATTGATATTAAGCAGCTTAAGAAATCTTTTCCGGATAGTAAAGTATTCGATTACGAGTATCTGTGCTCCAATCGGGGTCAACAGTACCTTAAGAACGAGATTGAACATAGCAGTCTTGAAAGGGTAGTTGTGGGAGCCTGTACTCCAGCCAAGCATGAAAACCTTTTCAAAAAATGTGCATCCGAATGTGGAATAAATCAGGATTTTCTCAAAGTTGTCAATTTAAGGGAACAATGTTCCTGGGTGCATACCGATTCCGACAGGGCAACCCATAAAGCTTTTTCGATGCTTAATTCGGGTATGCTTCGCCTTTTCCGGGCACAACCTATTGAGCAGGAAAGTTTACCTGTAAACCCGGATGCCCTTGTAATCGGTGGTGGAATCTCCGGTATTAATGCCGCCCTGAATCTTGCTAATAGTGGAGTGCATACTTATCTTGTAGAAAAAGAAACGACAATAGGTGGTAATGTCGCAAAGATTGGTAAAATCTTTTCGCCGGAGAAACTGGTCGAGGAATGTGCCATGTGTTCTCTCAGTCCTCTTATGAATGAGATCGCATCTCATCCCAACATAGAATTGTTAACTCATTGTGAGATCAGGAATATAGATTCGACTACCGGTAACTTTCAGGTAAGCATCATTCAGAATCCCCGGTATATAACCGATAAATGTGTATGTTGTGGAAAATGCGCTGAAGTATGCCCTGTAGTTACAGAAAATAAATTCAACTGTGGGTCAAAGGACAAAAAAGCCATATCAATAAAATTCGCCCAGGCAGTGCCCCAGATATATTCCATCAATCCTGAACATTGCATAGAACTTAAGGGTGGCAATTGTGGCAGGTGCAGAGAAGTTTGCAATGTAGGCGCTATTGATTTCTCCCAAAAGGACAAACATATCGAATTACAGGTGGGAGCCATTATTGCTGCGACCGGTTTTGATGAATATAATCCTTCCTCCAAACCCCAATTCGGTTACGGTCGCTTTCCCAATGTCACAACCCAGATGGAACTTGCCCGCATACTTGGTGTTAATGGCCCCACTCACGGTAAATTAATGCGCCCCTCTGATTCAAAAAAACCGGAAAACGTTGTTATGATCCAGTGTGTGGGTTCCAGGGATGAAAAATCATCGGGAAATCGCTACTGTTCCCGTTACTGCTGTATGGCAGCTCTTAAACATGCCAGCCTTATAAAGAAAAAATATCCGGATGTGAATGTCACCATCTGTTACATTGATATGCGTGCCTTTGGCCTGTATGAACATTACTACCGTGCCGTACAGGAAATGGGTGTACAATTCGTGCGTGGCAGGCCTGCTGAGATCGCAGAACGAGACGCTGGCAACCTTGTGGTGAAGGTGGAGGATACCCTTAACCAGCAACTTATGGAATTGCCGGCGGATATGGTGGTACTCTCTGCTGCCATGGAACCTTCAGAGGGTACACAGCAGATTGCAAAGATGATGGATACCAATCTAAGTGAAGACGGTTTCATCAAGGAGCGACACTCCAAGCTCAGGCCGGTAGATACGTCAAAGGAAGGTATATTTGTCTGTGGCAGTGCCCAGTCTCCCAAGGACATAACAGATTCAATAGCCCAGTCAGGACTTGCTGCCTCTCGTACTCATGCTTTCCTGGCGGCAGGCGAGATCTCTCTGGATTCGCATATTGCAGTTGTAGATTCCGGTGTGTGTACTTTATGCAGCAAGTGTGGAATTTGTCCTTTCGGGGCTATTTCCATTGAGGATGAGGTGAAAATTGATCCGCTTGTGTGTAATGGATGTGGCTATTGTACCTCCCTTTGCGATGAAGGTGCTATTCATGTCAGGGGCTATAGCAGGGAAGAACTGCTGGCCGAGATAGAAGGTCTGGCCGAAGCAGGGGATACGATTGTCTTTGCCAGCCGCAACATCGCATATTCAACCATTGATAATATAGGAACTAGTGCGCAGGATTATCCCTCTTCTACAAAGATAATAAAGGTGCCCACAACTACCATTGTGACAGCGGAGATGCTTGATATAGCATTCAATAGAGGCATCTGCCATGTCGTTTTTGTGGAAGAACCACCGGATAACCAGATTGGTGAAATAATCTATCCACTGGCTGAGGCACGGTTTTCTGAATTCAAGGTGGAATATGGGGATCGATTGCATCTCAAGAAGGCTTATATTCCTCATGCAAAGGGGCTCAGTGACATGTTCTCTTCCCTGAAAGAGGTGGAAGAATGA
- the hdrC gene encoding ferredoxin:CoB-CoM heterodisulfide reductase subunit HdrC, translated as MNENYDTPKCESLVETVKKSLRTSDSIGIERCMQCGACTSSCPAARYSDYNPRNVMKRVKENDWSVIEDKTIWNCFYCYTCNLRCPRNNSPSQVAQVLRQMAINKGIGIERLSVLFEYPESFAKLGISQMPAPYIGQMEEDLGEQWQYLRDNLEDIREELGLGPLAIENERGEIKALLKGIGFEDRFARLKEMAAEGGEDE; from the coding sequence ATGAATGAAAATTATGATACTCCAAAATGTGAATCCCTTGTAGAAACTGTTAAGAAAAGCCTTCGGACCTCGGATTCTATCGGTATTGAACGCTGTATGCAATGTGGTGCCTGTACCTCTTCGTGTCCTGCGGCACGATACAGTGATTACAATCCCCGCAATGTAATGAAAAGGGTCAAAGAGAATGATTGGAGTGTAATTGAAGATAAGACGATATGGAATTGCTTCTATTGCTATACATGTAACCTGCGTTGCCCGCGCAACAATAGTCCTTCCCAGGTTGCCCAGGTATTGCGCCAGATGGCAATTAACAAAGGCATTGGTATTGAGAGGTTAAGTGTGCTTTTCGAATATCCCGAATCTTTTGCCAAACTGGGTATCAGCCAGATGCCTGCACCCTATATTGGACAAATGGAAGAGGATCTGGGTGAACAATGGCAGTATCTCAGGGACAATCTGGAGGATATCCGGGAAGAACTCGGTCTGGGGCCCCTGGCCATAGAGAACGAAAGGGGGGAGATCAAAGCACTGCTTAAGGGAATCGGTTTTGAGGATCGCTTTGCCAGGCTCAAGGAGATGGCTGCAGAAGGAGGTGAGGATGAATGA
- the hdrB gene encoding ferredoxin:CoB-CoM heterodisulfide reductase subunit HdrB, giving the protein MKELADVPVKGLLLFKSCMVSAEYPGIESSTKYVFDRLGVDYLVSGEQSCCTGLGHYFDLFDQMTTTAIAARNFAVAKKEGYTNITTMCATCYAINKKACSLLNNNRQVINLVNDNAEAAELADLKYEADSFDEVGNFNHVVEVLAKMADRIAEQSIIDFSNVKIATHHACHYYKIDYEDVAGNPEHPELIDHIAKACGGDVVEWYEDRTLTCGAGFSQRYVNREMSLKATHAKLESLKRAGVQLVLHMCPNCQVQYDRYQPVIEKEFGEKYDMVHMNIAQFTALALGGDPFKVCGFQTHSVDLTDFLETL; this is encoded by the coding sequence ATGAAGGAACTTGCGGATGTACCTGTAAAGGGATTGTTGTTGTTTAAATCCTGTATGGTGAGTGCGGAGTATCCAGGGATTGAGAGTTCCACCAAATACGTATTTGACAGGCTTGGAGTGGATTACCTCGTCAGCGGGGAGCAGTCCTGCTGTACCGGTCTGGGACATTATTTTGACCTGTTTGACCAGATGACCACCACGGCGATTGCCGCCCGCAATTTCGCTGTGGCCAAAAAGGAAGGGTATACCAATATCACAACCATGTGTGCTACATGTTATGCCATCAATAAGAAAGCCTGCTCCCTTCTTAATAATAACAGGCAGGTCATCAATCTTGTTAATGATAATGCAGAGGCTGCAGAGCTTGCTGACCTGAAATATGAAGCGGACAGTTTCGATGAGGTTGGAAACTTCAATCATGTGGTGGAAGTATTGGCAAAAATGGCCGATAGGATCGCAGAACAATCGATAATCGATTTTTCCAATGTGAAAATAGCTACCCATCATGCCTGTCATTACTACAAGATAGATTATGAAGACGTTGCCGGCAATCCGGAACATCCGGAGCTTATCGACCATATTGCAAAAGCCTGCGGTGGTGATGTGGTGGAGTGGTATGAGGACCGGACACTGACATGTGGTGCAGGTTTTTCCCAGCGCTATGTAAACCGTGAAATGTCCCTGAAAGCCACCCATGCCAAGCTGGAAAGCCTGAAAAGGGCAGGTGTGCAACTTGTACTCCATATGTGCCCCAACTGTCAGGTACAGTATGACCGTTATCAACCCGTTATAGAAAAGGAGTTTGGCGAGAAGTATGATATGGTTCACATGAACATTGCCCAGTTCACCGCTCTGGCACTGGGTGGCGATCCTTTCAAGGTTTGTGGCTTCCAGACCCATTCGGTTGACCTGACTGATTTCCTGGAGACCCTCTGA